One Methylobacterium sp. AMS5 genomic region harbors:
- a CDS encoding phosphoenolpyruvate carboxylase translates to MTKTLHARPSAATDTTFAPPVITGTATEDALDILFHALLDVARRHEPELEDVLHGRADISSFTPEMLARALQVQGIWFQLVSIAEQNAAMRRRRHVERDQGREALNGSFAKVLAEASARGIGPQRIHALLKDLRIRPTITAHPTEGKRVTVLEKLRRIYLVLRELELPRWTERERNGLMNELRDQIELIWMTGELHLEKATVEREVAWGLHFFDETLFEMLPEMLLSLEESLAQYYPDETFEVPPFFQFGSWIGGDRDGNPYVTASVTRETLQRNALASLRRYRDGITHLGRVLSITERSLPVPETFRSELAHMLAESGEARAIANRNPGEAYRQFLSCVLRKLEATIARNKGARSVGPDYPSADGLINDLRTLEKGLADAKCGALATDIVRPVRRMVEIFRFSTVRLDLRENSTRTTKTLHALWKLRNGDREPPALDSPAWKEWLLTELARPRTPETAFEDFADRLPDDARETLATFALVGEMRDTLDREAFGAFILSMTRSTVDVLGAYLLAKEAGIFLDATGTEICPLPIVPLFETIDDLRAAPAIMKELLGIPVVRRSTRWQGGVQEVMIGYSDSNKDGGFIASNWELYKAQVRLTVLGNHLGVPIAFFHGRGGSVSRGGVPTHRGIAAQPPGSIQGRFRITEQGEVVSFKYANRGTAAYQMELLAASVFEHALLSEGNGNGSRAEFDDALEALSGASRAAYVNLLQAEGLVDYFQAASPLDEISLLNIGSRPARRFGAKSLSDLRAIPWVFAWSQNRHVITGWYGVGSGLKSFIDVRGEAGEALLKRLFRDCRVFRLVLDEVEKTLLMVDLEIARDYAGLVEDEAVRARIFGMIEAEYALTREMVLRVSGDSELAQRFPQFSERLRGRLPTINQVSREQVELLRRYRSETDEDKREAVKSALLLSINCIAVGFGATG, encoded by the coding sequence ATGACCAAGACGCTGCACGCCCGGCCGTCAGCCGCGACCGACACGACCTTCGCGCCGCCGGTCATCACCGGTACAGCCACCGAGGACGCCCTCGACATCCTGTTCCACGCCCTGCTCGACGTGGCCCGCCGCCACGAGCCCGAGCTGGAGGACGTGCTGCATGGCCGCGCCGACATCTCCTCCTTCACGCCGGAGATGCTGGCGCGCGCGCTTCAGGTGCAGGGCATCTGGTTCCAGCTCGTCTCGATCGCGGAGCAGAACGCGGCCATGCGCCGCCGCCGCCACGTCGAGCGCGACCAGGGCCGCGAGGCGCTGAACGGCTCCTTCGCCAAGGTTCTGGCCGAGGCCTCCGCCCGGGGCATCGGCCCGCAGCGGATCCACGCGCTGCTCAAGGACTTGCGCATCCGCCCGACCATCACCGCGCATCCCACCGAGGGCAAGCGCGTGACGGTGCTGGAGAAGCTGCGCCGGATCTACCTCGTGCTGCGCGAGCTGGAACTGCCGCGCTGGACCGAGCGCGAGCGCAACGGCCTGATGAACGAGCTGCGCGACCAGATCGAGCTGATCTGGATGACGGGTGAGCTGCATCTGGAGAAGGCCACCGTCGAGCGCGAGGTCGCCTGGGGCCTGCACTTCTTCGACGAGACCCTGTTCGAGATGCTGCCCGAGATGCTGCTCTCGCTCGAAGAGAGCCTCGCGCAGTACTATCCCGACGAGACCTTCGAGGTGCCGCCGTTCTTCCAGTTCGGAAGCTGGATCGGCGGCGACCGCGACGGCAACCCCTACGTCACGGCGAGCGTGACCCGCGAGACGCTCCAGCGCAACGCGCTGGCATCGCTCCGTCGCTACCGCGACGGCATCACCCATCTCGGCCGGGTGCTCTCGATCACCGAGCGCTCGCTGCCGGTGCCCGAGACCTTCCGCAGCGAACTCGCGCACATGCTGGCCGAGTCCGGCGAGGCGCGGGCCATCGCCAACCGCAATCCCGGCGAGGCCTACCGCCAGTTCCTCTCCTGCGTGCTGCGCAAGCTCGAAGCGACGATCGCCCGCAACAAGGGCGCCCGCTCGGTCGGGCCGGATTATCCGAGCGCGGACGGGCTCATCAACGATTTGCGCACCCTCGAGAAGGGGCTGGCCGACGCCAAGTGCGGCGCGCTCGCCACCGACATCGTGCGGCCCGTGCGGCGGATGGTCGAGATCTTCCGCTTCTCCACCGTACGGCTCGATCTGCGCGAGAACTCGACCCGCACCACCAAGACGCTGCACGCGTTGTGGAAGCTGCGCAACGGCGACCGCGAGCCGCCGGCGCTGGATTCGCCCGCCTGGAAGGAGTGGCTGCTCACCGAGCTGGCCCGGCCGCGCACGCCCGAAACCGCGTTCGAGGATTTCGCCGACCGTCTGCCCGACGACGCGCGCGAGACGCTCGCCACCTTCGCGCTGGTCGGCGAGATGCGCGATACCCTCGACCGCGAGGCCTTCGGCGCCTTCATCCTGTCGATGACGCGCTCCACCGTCGACGTGCTCGGCGCCTACCTGCTGGCCAAGGAGGCCGGCATCTTCCTCGACGCGACCGGCACCGAGATCTGCCCGCTGCCGATCGTACCGCTGTTCGAGACCATCGACGACCTGCGCGCCGCCCCGGCGATCATGAAGGAGCTGCTCGGCATCCCCGTGGTGCGCCGCTCCACCCGCTGGCAGGGCGGGGTTCAGGAAGTGATGATCGGCTACTCCGACTCCAACAAGGACGGCGGCTTCATCGCTTCGAACTGGGAGCTCTACAAGGCGCAGGTGCGGCTGACCGTGCTCGGCAACCATCTCGGCGTGCCGATCGCCTTCTTCCACGGCCGCGGCGGTTCGGTGAGCCGCGGCGGCGTGCCGACCCATCGCGGCATCGCCGCCCAACCGCCGGGCTCGATCCAGGGCCGCTTCCGCATCACCGAGCAGGGCGAGGTCGTCTCGTTCAAATACGCCAACCGCGGCACCGCCGCCTATCAGATGGAGCTGCTGGCGGCCTCGGTGTTCGAGCACGCCCTGCTCTCGGAGGGCAACGGCAACGGCTCGCGCGCCGAGTTCGACGACGCCCTGGAAGCGCTCTCGGGCGCCTCGCGGGCGGCCTACGTCAACCTCCTCCAGGCCGAGGGCCTCGTCGATTACTTCCAGGCGGCGAGCCCGCTCGACGAGATCTCGCTGCTCAATATCGGCTCGCGCCCGGCCCGGCGCTTCGGCGCCAAGTCGCTCTCGGATCTGCGCGCGATCCCCTGGGTGTTCGCGTGGTCGCAGAACCGGCACGTCATCACCGGCTGGTACGGCGTCGGCTCGGGCCTGAAGAGCTTCATCGACGTGCGCGGAGAGGCGGGCGAAGCCCTGCTGAAGCGCCTGTTCCGGGATTGCCGGGTGTTCCGCCTCGTCCTCGACGAGGTCGAGAAGACGCTGCTGATGGTCGATCTCGAGATCGCCCGCGACTATGCCGGCCTCGTCGAGGACGAGGCCGTCCGCGCGCGCATCTTCGGCATGATCGAGGCGGAATACGCGCTGACGCGGGAAATGGTCCTGCGGGTGTCGGGCGACAGTGAACTCGCCCAGCGCTTCCCGCAATTCAGCGAACGCCTGCGCGGGCGGCTGCCGACCATCAATCAGGTCAGCCGCGAGCAGGTCGAGCTCCTGCGCCGCTACCGCAGCGAGACCGACGAGGACAAGCGCGAGGCGGTGAAGTCCGCGCTGCTGCTGTCGATCAACTGCATCGCCGTCGGCTTCGGCGCGACTGGATAA
- a CDS encoding CoA ester lyase, translating to MSFTLIQQATPRLHRSELAVPGSNPTFMEKSAASKADVIFLDLEDAVAPDDKEQARKNIIQALNDLDWGNKTMMIRINGLDTHYMYRDVVDIVEACPRLDMILIPKVGVPADVYAIDVLTTQIEQAKKREKKIGFEVLIETALGMANVEAIATSSKRLEAMSFGVADYAASTRARSTVIGGVNADYSVLTDKDEAGNRQTHWQDPWLFAQNRMLVACRAYGLRPIDGPFGDFSDPDGYTSAARRCAALGFEGKWAIHPSQIDLANEVFTPSEAEVTKARRILEAMEEAAKAGRGAVSLDGRLIDIASIRMAEALIQKADAMGGK from the coding sequence ATGAGCTTCACCCTGATTCAGCAGGCCACCCCGCGCCTGCACCGCTCGGAACTCGCGGTTCCCGGCTCCAACCCGACCTTCATGGAGAAGTCGGCCGCCTCGAAGGCCGATGTGATCTTCCTCGACCTCGAGGACGCGGTCGCGCCCGACGACAAGGAGCAGGCCCGCAAGAACATCATCCAGGCCCTCAACGACCTGGATTGGGGCAACAAGACCATGATGATCCGCATCAACGGTCTCGACACCCACTACATGTACCGGGACGTGGTCGACATCGTCGAGGCCTGCCCGCGCCTCGACATGATCCTGATCCCCAAGGTCGGCGTGCCGGCCGACGTCTACGCCATCGACGTGCTGACGACGCAGATCGAGCAGGCCAAGAAGCGCGAGAAGAAGATCGGCTTCGAGGTGCTGATCGAGACCGCGCTCGGCATGGCCAATGTCGAGGCGATCGCGACCTCCTCCAAGCGCCTTGAGGCGATGTCCTTCGGTGTCGCCGACTACGCCGCCTCCACCCGCGCCCGCTCCACCGTGATCGGCGGCGTCAACGCCGATTACTCGGTGCTCACCGACAAGGACGAGGCCGGCAACCGCCAGACCCACTGGCAGGATCCGTGGCTGTTCGCCCAGAACCGGATGCTGGTCGCCTGCCGCGCCTACGGCCTGCGCCCGATCGACGGTCCCTTCGGCGACTTCTCCGATCCGGACGGCTACACCTCGGCCGCCCGCCGCTGCGCCGCGCTCGGCTTCGAGGGCAAGTGGGCGATCCACCCCTCGCAGATCGATCTCGCCAACGAGGTGTTCACCCCCTCCGAGGCCGAGGTCACCAAGGCCCGCCGCATTCTGGAGGCCATGGAAGAGGCCGCCAAGGCCGGCCGCGGCGCCGTCTCGCTCGACGGCCGCCTCATCGACATCGCCTCGATCCGCATGGCCGAGGCGCTGATCCAGAAGGCCGACGCGATGGGCGGGAAGTGA
- a CDS encoding RidA family protein: MLEQVITEPDNYAPFLLSQGIRYGNLLFISGQAGAGDDGRIVAGGFRAQGEQAFANLRRALEAGGSSLKDVVKVTIFVTDMGHFPDVVELRRRFFSAPYPADTIAEVKALYDPAAMIEIEAVAAVRAA, encoded by the coding sequence ATGCTGGAACAAGTGATCACCGAGCCCGACAACTACGCGCCCTTCCTGCTCTCGCAGGGCATCCGCTACGGCAACCTGCTCTTCATCTCCGGCCAGGCAGGCGCGGGCGACGATGGCCGGATCGTCGCGGGCGGTTTCCGGGCCCAGGGCGAACAGGCCTTCGCCAACCTGCGCCGCGCCCTGGAGGCCGGCGGATCGAGCCTGAAGGACGTCGTCAAGGTGACGATCTTCGTGACCGACATGGGTCACTTCCCGGATGTGGTCGAACTGCGCCGCCGGTTCTTTTCGGCTCCCTACCCCGCCGACACGATCGCGGAGGTGAAGGCGCTCTACGATCCGGCGGCAATGATCGAGATCGAAGCGGTCGCGGCCGTGCGGGCGGCGTGA
- a CDS encoding NADH:flavin oxidoreductase: protein MSTSHDPFFTPIDINGVALRNRFAVAPMTRVSATEDGSATAEMARYYERFARGGFGLLITEGLYTDRAFAQGYQHQPGLTDAAQAHAWRPIVEAAHRHGARIVAQLMHAGAISQGNRFRDGTLGPSAVQPRGQQMAFYYGQGPYPTPRAMTEEAIADAVQGFADAAGRAVGEAGFDGIEIHGANGYLIDQFMTDHSNRRTDRWGGDASRRVAFLLAVFGAVRAKVGGRVPVGVRISQGKVNDFAHKWAGGERDAEVIFGALADAGADAIHVTEHEAWAPAFEGVSDSLVGLARRYAPKMRLIANGGLHDLARARETFEAGADLVALGKGALANPDFPDRIRTARNVAAFDPALLGPIANIKPSELAA, encoded by the coding sequence ATGAGCACGAGCCACGATCCCTTCTTCACGCCTATCGATATAAACGGCGTCGCGCTGCGCAATCGCTTCGCGGTCGCGCCGATGACCCGGGTGAGCGCGACCGAGGACGGGAGCGCGACGGCGGAGATGGCGCGCTACTACGAGCGCTTCGCCCGCGGCGGCTTCGGCCTCCTGATTACCGAAGGCCTCTACACCGACCGGGCCTTCGCCCAGGGCTACCAGCATCAGCCCGGCCTCACCGACGCGGCGCAGGCGCACGCGTGGCGCCCGATCGTGGAGGCTGCCCACCGTCACGGAGCGCGCATCGTCGCGCAGCTGATGCATGCGGGCGCGATCAGCCAGGGCAACCGCTTCCGCGACGGCACCCTCGGCCCCTCGGCGGTTCAGCCCCGGGGCCAGCAGATGGCGTTCTATTACGGGCAAGGTCCCTATCCGACGCCGCGCGCCATGACCGAGGAGGCCATCGCCGACGCCGTGCAAGGTTTCGCCGATGCGGCCGGCCGGGCCGTCGGCGAGGCCGGCTTCGACGGCATCGAGATCCACGGCGCGAACGGCTACCTCATCGACCAGTTCATGACCGATCACAGCAACCGGCGGACGGATCGCTGGGGCGGCGATGCGTCCCGGCGCGTCGCGTTCCTGCTGGCGGTGTTCGGCGCCGTGCGGGCGAAGGTCGGCGGGCGGGTGCCGGTCGGCGTTCGGATCTCGCAGGGCAAGGTCAACGACTTCGCCCACAAATGGGCCGGGGGCGAACGGGACGCCGAGGTCATCTTCGGCGCGCTCGCGGATGCGGGGGCCGACGCCATCCACGTCACCGAGCACGAAGCCTGGGCGCCCGCCTTCGAGGGCGTCTCCGACAGCCTCGTCGGCCTCGCGCGGCGATACGCGCCGAAGATGCGCCTGATCGCGAATGGCGGCCTCCACGACCTGGCGAGGGCGCGGGAGACTTTTGAAGCCGGGGCCGACCTTGTGGCGCTCGGCAAGGGCGCGCTCGCCAATCCGGATTTCCCCGACCGCATCCGCACCGCGCGGAACGTGGCTGCGTTCGATCCCGCCCTCCTCGGGCCGATCGCCAACATCAAGCCGAGTGAGCTGGCCGCCTGA
- a CDS encoding LysR family transcriptional regulator has product MDLSDVALFCSIVTTGSLSAAGRLSGHSPMAVSRRLAGLEAELGVRLLHRTTRAVALTTDGETFLPFARAMLEAREAAAAAFVERHEGLSGVLRVTAPNRIGRALVVPLAVRLMAENPLLQVDLTFSDSIVDIVASGIDVALRVATLQTSDLVAVRLADNPRILCAAPSYLAARGSPQRLAEIDDHACLTLHAMDAWPFRRDGRPFTKRVGGRLAANSVDAVREACLAGAGLALLTYWDVAQDLADGTLVALNLTDTEPELLAIWAVLPTRQHLPARVRYFLDALKAELGAAPAVSSEGA; this is encoded by the coding sequence ATGGATCTGTCCGACGTCGCCCTGTTCTGCTCGATCGTCACGACCGGCAGCCTGTCGGCCGCCGGGCGGCTGTCGGGACACTCGCCGATGGCGGTCAGCCGCCGCCTCGCCGGGTTGGAAGCGGAACTCGGAGTCCGCCTCCTGCATCGCACGACCCGAGCGGTCGCCCTGACCACGGACGGCGAGACCTTCCTCCCCTTCGCGAGAGCGATGCTCGAAGCGCGGGAGGCCGCGGCGGCGGCGTTCGTCGAGCGCCACGAAGGCTTGAGCGGCGTCCTGCGCGTCACGGCGCCCAACCGGATCGGGCGGGCGCTCGTCGTGCCGCTTGCCGTTCGTCTGATGGCCGAGAACCCGCTGCTGCAGGTGGACCTGACCTTCAGCGACAGCATCGTGGACATCGTCGCCTCGGGGATCGACGTCGCGTTGCGCGTGGCCACCCTGCAGACATCGGATCTCGTCGCCGTCCGGTTGGCCGACAACCCGCGCATTCTCTGCGCCGCCCCGAGCTACCTGGCCGCTCGCGGAAGCCCGCAGAGGCTCGCGGAGATCGATGACCACGCCTGCCTGACGCTGCATGCGATGGATGCGTGGCCGTTCCGCCGAGACGGGCGGCCCTTCACCAAACGAGTCGGCGGTCGCCTGGCGGCCAACAGCGTCGACGCCGTGCGCGAAGCCTGCCTCGCCGGGGCCGGCCTCGCCCTGCTGACCTATTGGGACGTGGCTCAGGACCTTGCCGACGGCACCCTGGTCGCACTGAACCTGACCGACACCGAGCCCGAACTGCTGGCGATCTGGGCCGTCCTCCCGACGCGGCAGCACCTTCCGGCACGGGTGCGCTACTTCCTCGATGCGCTGAAGGCGGAGTTGGGCGCGGCCCCGGCTGTCTCCAGCGAGGGGGCCTAG
- a CDS encoding dienelactone hydrolase family protein has product MTAFDADLRSLAAQTTLSRRTVIATSLATGFALAAQPVAAQTTITTDTNGLIAGEVKIPTQDGEIPAYRAMTAEGGPFPTILVVQEIFGVHEHIKDVCRRLAKLGYFALAPELYARQGDVSALTNIQQIVSEVVSKVPDAQVMSDLDAAVAFAKGTGKADTARLGITGFCWGGRITWLYAAHNPGVKAGVAWYGRLVGDSSALTPKHPVDVAADLKAPVLGLYGGADQGIPVATIDRMKEACRAAGKTCDFVVYPEAPHAFHADYRPSYRAEPAQDGWKRLQDWFRQYGVA; this is encoded by the coding sequence ATGACCGCGTTCGATGCCGACCTGCGGAGCCTCGCGGCTCAGACGACCCTCTCACGGCGCACCGTGATCGCCACGAGTCTCGCCACGGGCTTCGCGCTCGCCGCGCAGCCCGTCGCGGCCCAGACCACGATCACCACGGACACGAACGGCCTGATCGCCGGCGAGGTGAAGATTCCGACGCAGGACGGCGAGATCCCGGCCTACCGGGCCATGACCGCCGAGGGCGGTCCCTTTCCGACGATCCTGGTCGTGCAGGAAATCTTCGGCGTCCACGAGCACATCAAGGATGTGTGCCGCCGGCTGGCCAAGCTCGGCTACTTCGCCCTGGCGCCGGAACTCTATGCCCGCCAGGGCGACGTCTCGGCGCTGACCAACATTCAGCAGATCGTGAGCGAGGTCGTCTCAAAGGTACCCGACGCGCAGGTCATGAGCGACCTCGATGCGGCGGTCGCCTTCGCCAAGGGCACGGGCAAGGCCGACACGGCCCGCCTCGGGATCACCGGCTTCTGCTGGGGCGGGCGCATCACCTGGCTCTACGCCGCGCACAATCCGGGCGTGAAAGCGGGCGTCGCCTGGTACGGGCGGCTCGTGGGCGACAGCTCGGCGCTGACGCCGAAGCATCCGGTCGATGTCGCCGCCGACCTCAAGGCACCGGTGCTCGGCCTCTACGGCGGGGCCGATCAGGGCATTCCGGTCGCCACGATCGACCGGATGAAGGAGGCCTGCCGGGCCGCCGGCAAGACCTGCGATTTCGTCGTTTATCCCGAGGCGCCGCACGCCTTCCATGCCGACTATCGTCCGAGCTACCGCGCGGAGCCGGCACAGGACGGCTGGAAGCGGCTGCAGGACTGGTTCCGGCAGTACGGCGTCGCCTGA
- a CDS encoding 4a-hydroxytetrahydrobiopterin dehydratase, which produces MTQAREDVLDDATVERRLKEDLPHWRLEEGWIRRTYKTASWKSTLMVINTVGHLAEAAWHHPDITASYAWVEVRLMNHAAKGITEKDFSLAKKIEEVVGWQPGAEGGALEGTPTDQRFAYIKYDK; this is translated from the coding sequence ATGACGCAAGCACGCGAAGACGTCCTCGACGACGCGACGGTCGAGCGGCGGCTGAAGGAAGATCTGCCGCATTGGCGGCTGGAGGAGGGCTGGATCCGGCGCACCTACAAGACCGCCTCGTGGAAGAGCACGCTGATGGTCATCAATACGGTGGGCCATCTGGCCGAGGCCGCGTGGCACCACCCCGACATCACCGCCTCCTACGCCTGGGTCGAGGTCCGGCTGATGAACCACGCCGCCAAGGGCATCACCGAGAAGGATTTTTCGCTGGCAAAGAAGATCGAGGAGGTCGTGGGCTGGCAGCCGGGCGCGGAGGGCGGCGCCCTCGAAGGGACGCCGACCGATCAGCGCTTCGCCTACATCAAGTACGACAAGTGA
- a CDS encoding ABC transporter substrate-binding protein, with protein MLSRRGMLATAALSLAVTLPTGRRAQAAGETFRLGVLPFGTAAWEAAVIKARGFDAANGFTLDIVKLAGNDAARIAFLGGQVDAIVGDLIFAARLGNEGRGVRFSPYSTTEGALMVPAGSPITDLKGLSGKRLGVAGGALDKNWILLRAQGRETAGLDLENVAQIAYGAPPLLAQKLETGELDAALLYWQFCARLEAKGFRRLISADDVMRAFGAKGAVSLIGYLYEGHTVADRGEVVRGFARASAAAKDALANEPALWETVRPLMAAEDDATFATLKRDFLAGIPRRTIAAERADGERIYAALDRLAGAQLLGVGKSLPPDLYLDASGNG; from the coding sequence ATGCTGTCACGGCGCGGAATGCTCGCGACGGCGGCTCTGTCGCTGGCCGTGACGCTGCCGACGGGGCGCCGCGCGCAGGCGGCGGGCGAGACGTTCCGGCTCGGCGTGCTGCCTTTCGGCACCGCCGCCTGGGAGGCTGCCGTCATCAAGGCGCGCGGCTTTGATGCGGCCAACGGCTTCACCCTCGATATCGTCAAGCTTGCCGGCAACGACGCCGCCCGCATCGCCTTTCTCGGCGGTCAGGTCGATGCCATCGTCGGCGACCTGATCTTCGCCGCCCGCCTCGGCAACGAGGGGCGGGGGGTGCGTTTCTCGCCCTACTCGACCACGGAAGGGGCACTGATGGTGCCCGCGGGAAGTCCGATCACGGATCTGAAGGGGCTTTCGGGCAAGCGGCTCGGCGTGGCGGGCGGTGCGCTCGACAAGAACTGGATCCTGCTGAGGGCACAGGGCCGCGAGACGGCGGGGCTCGACCTCGAGAACGTCGCGCAGATCGCCTACGGCGCGCCGCCGCTGCTGGCGCAGAAGCTGGAGACCGGCGAGCTCGACGCGGCTCTGCTCTACTGGCAGTTCTGCGCCCGCCTCGAAGCCAAGGGCTTCAGGCGGCTGATCTCGGCGGACGACGTCATGCGGGCTTTTGGCGCCAAAGGCGCCGTCTCGCTGATCGGCTATCTCTACGAGGGCCACACCGTGGCCGACCGCGGCGAGGTGGTGCGAGGCTTCGCCCGCGCCTCGGCCGCCGCCAAGGACGCGCTCGCGAACGAGCCGGCCCTGTGGGAGACGGTCCGCCCGCTGATGGCGGCGGAGGACGACGCCACCTTCGCCACGCTCAAGCGCGATTTCCTCGCCGGCATCCCGCGCCGGACCATCGCCGCCGAGCGCGCCGATGGCGAGCGCATCTATGCGGCGCTGGACCGGCTCGCGGGTGCGCAGCTCCTCGGCGTGGGCAAGAGCCTGCCGCCGGACCTCTATCTCGACGCCTCGGGCAATGGCTGA
- a CDS encoding ABC transporter permease subunit, producing the protein MALLARLLSLAVLLVLWQGISAYADTRTLPAPSAVFAFILREAQSGSLFFNVGVTLARVAVSFVIAMSLGVLLGIALGRSRLADRLLDTPLLVVLNTPALVITVLAYVWLGLTETAAIVAVALNKLPNVAVIMREGARGLDPGLEEMATTYRFDRRTWIAHVLLPQLQPFMVAAARSGISLAWKIVLVVELLGRPNGVGFAINYYFTLFDVTAVIGYSLVFMSVMLALDSLLLQPLDAHVRRWR; encoded by the coding sequence ATGGCCCTGCTCGCGCGCCTCCTCTCCCTCGCCGTCCTTCTCGTCCTCTGGCAGGGCATCTCCGCCTATGCCGATACGCGGACCCTGCCGGCGCCGAGCGCGGTGTTCGCGTTCATCCTGCGCGAGGCGCAGAGCGGCAGCCTGTTCTTCAATGTCGGCGTCACGCTCGCCCGGGTCGCGGTCTCCTTCGTGATCGCCATGAGCCTCGGCGTGCTGCTCGGCATCGCCCTCGGCCGCTCGCGCCTTGCCGACCGGCTGCTCGATACGCCGCTTCTCGTCGTCCTCAACACGCCGGCCCTCGTCATCACGGTGCTGGCCTATGTCTGGCTCGGGCTGACCGAGACCGCGGCCATCGTCGCGGTGGCGCTCAACAAGCTGCCCAATGTCGCGGTGATCATGCGCGAGGGCGCCCGCGGCCTCGATCCGGGGCTGGAGGAGATGGCGACGACCTATCGCTTCGACCGGCGGACCTGGATCGCCCATGTGCTGCTGCCGCAGCTCCAGCCCTTCATGGTAGCGGCGGCGCGCTCCGGCATCTCGCTCGCCTGGAAGATCGTGCTGGTGGTGGAACTATTGGGCCGTCCCAACGGGGTCGGCTTTGCCATCAACTACTACTTCACGCTCTTCGACGTCACCGCGGTGATCGGCTACAGCCTCGTCTTCATGAGCGTGATGCTCGCCCTCGACTCCCTCCTCCTCCAGCCCCTCGACGCCCATGTCCGCCGCTGGCGCTGA
- a CDS encoding ATP-binding cassette domain-containing protein — MSAAGAEPGAETAPLLTVRVDRKVYRKRGRKARTEAVEAVRGLAFELHAGEITCLIGPSGAGKTTTLRILLGLDRDFEGSVTPEPSQAGIAMVFQDPRLLPWRTIEQNVRLGLPRERRARDLDGLFASLGLAAWRAHYPGALSLGMQRRVALARALALEPRILVLDEPFVSLDDAAAASLRALVVEAVAGSGTSALMVTHNVAEAIEIADRLLLVSPRPARLLASLPLDRPRGERDRPWADATRRGLATRFPGIVAQ, encoded by the coding sequence ATGTCCGCCGCTGGCGCTGAACCCGGCGCCGAGACCGCGCCGCTGCTGACGGTGCGCGTGGACCGCAAGGTCTACCGCAAGCGTGGCCGCAAGGCGCGCACCGAGGCCGTCGAAGCGGTGCGTGGCCTCGCCTTCGAACTCCATGCCGGCGAGATCACCTGTCTGATCGGTCCTTCGGGCGCGGGCAAGACCACGACACTGCGCATCCTCCTCGGCCTCGACCGCGACTTCGAGGGCAGCGTGACGCCCGAGCCCTCCCAGGCCGGTATCGCGATGGTGTTTCAGGATCCGCGCCTGCTGCCCTGGCGCACCATCGAGCAGAACGTGCGGCTCGGCCTGCCGCGCGAGCGCCGGGCGCGCGACCTCGACGGCCTGTTCGCGTCGCTCGGGCTCGCAGCATGGCGCGCACACTATCCCGGCGCGCTGTCGCTCGGGATGCAGCGCCGGGTGGCGCTGGCACGGGCGCTGGCGCTGGAGCCGCGCATCCTCGTTCTCGACGAGCCCTTCGTCTCCCTGGACGACGCGGCCGCCGCATCCCTGCGGGCGCTGGTGGTCGAAGCGGTGGCCGGCTCCGGTACGAGCGCGTTGATGGTGACGCACAACGTCGCCGAGGCCATCGAGATCGCCGACCGTCTGCTGTTGGTCTCGCCCCGCCCCGCCCGGCTGCTGGCGAGCCTGCCCCTCGACCGGCCGCGCGGCGAGCGGGACCGGCCTTGGGCCGACGCGACCCGCCGGGGTCTCGCCACCCGCTTTCCCGGCATCGTCGCTCAGTAG